In the Gemmatimonadaceae bacterium genome, one interval contains:
- the murQ gene encoding N-acetylmuramic acid 6-phosphate etherase yields the protein MSTVTSTVTPRVTTRVASRVASPVTLTVRLAPRGTPFPSIPPPPLLVPSHPPRALDPRITEQRNPRSANIDLATPLEIVDIMTAEDRRVPDAVATQREQIASAIARIEHAFRTGGRLFYAGAGTSGRLGILDASECPPTFGSDPELVQGIIAGGTAAVFQAQEGAEDLPENGARAIDEHGVREGDVVIGIAASGTTPFVRGALVRARQLHAFTGLVACTPIDESFASTLDHLIVPVTGPEVVTGSTRLKAGTATKLVLNMLTTGAMIRIGKTFGNLMVDLRATNLKLIDRSQRIIMETCDVTRDEARELLLRAGGHVKLAIVMHLLGVDRDGAEAALAQGNGVIRRVVGGDPPPVH from the coding sequence ATGTCGACTGTGACGTCTACTGTGACGCCGCGCGTGACGACACGAGTCGCGTCGCGCGTCGCGTCGCCTGTGACGCTGACGGTGCGTCTCGCTCCTCGCGGTACTCCGTTCCCCTCGATACCTCCGCCCCCGCTCCTCGTGCCCTCCCACCCGCCTCGAGCGCTCGATCCGCGCATCACCGAGCAGCGCAATCCGCGATCGGCCAACATCGACCTCGCCACGCCGCTCGAGATCGTCGATATCATGACCGCCGAGGACCGGCGCGTCCCTGACGCCGTCGCCACGCAGCGCGAACAGATCGCCAGCGCGATCGCGCGCATCGAGCACGCCTTCCGCACCGGCGGCCGCCTCTTCTACGCCGGCGCCGGGACCTCGGGGCGACTGGGGATTCTCGACGCCAGCGAGTGCCCGCCCACCTTCGGCAGCGATCCCGAACTCGTGCAGGGGATCATTGCCGGTGGCACGGCCGCCGTCTTCCAGGCGCAGGAAGGAGCCGAGGATCTCCCGGAGAACGGGGCCAGGGCGATCGATGAGCATGGGGTGCGCGAGGGGGACGTGGTGATCGGGATCGCCGCCTCCGGCACGACGCCGTTTGTCCGCGGTGCCCTCGTGCGCGCCCGCCAGCTGCATGCCTTCACGGGACTGGTCGCCTGCACCCCCATCGACGAGTCGTTCGCCTCGACGCTCGACCATCTCATCGTCCCCGTCACCGGCCCCGAGGTCGTCACCGGCTCCACGCGCCTCAAGGCGGGGACGGCGACCAAGCTCGTGCTCAACATGCTGACAACGGGGGCGATGATCCGCATCGGGAAGACCTTCGGCAACCTGATGGTCGACCTGCGCGCGACCAACCTCAAGCTCATCGATCGCTCGCAGCGCATCATCATGGAGACGTGCGACGTCACGCGCGACGAGGCGCGCGAACTCCTCCTCCGCGCCGGCGGCCACGTCAAGCTGGCGATCGTCATGCACCTGCTCGGCGTCGATCGCGATGGTGCCGAGGCGGCGCTGGCGCAGGGGAATGGCGTCATCCGCCGCGTGGTGGGGGGCGATCCTCCGCCCGTACACTGA
- the ggt gene encoding gamma-glutamyltransferase yields MSSASLRAARMLASSCAAVGVLAALAACRAPSTPSGLRSTEPAVPPREAVTFPAGWRFKAGERAAFGEHFMIASNQVLASDAGNEIIAAGGNAVDAAVAVGFALTVTYPVAGNIGGGGFMVIRMADGRTASIDYREVAPLAASRNMYLDASGNPTNESIIGYKASGVPGSVAGMAEALRKYGTRTLAQVMAPAIRLARDGFVVDSQFHNSLKGSKGYIGRFDAKEVFYGANGEPPAIGTVFRQPALARTLQLIADKGANVFYRGEVGDSIVAAMQRGGGIITTQDLMQYKALWRTPITSTYRGYTMYSMPPASSGGIVVTEALNILEAKVAAAPPWGTAAYAHLLGSAYQRAFIDRNSKLGDPAFVSVPLAQLTDKEYARALAATIDPARATPTPPNGGQIADGTNTTHYSVVDDKGNAVATTTTLNNGYGSAVYLKNVGFFMNDEMDDFAAAPGKPNMFGLVQGEANAIAPGKRMLSAMSPTIVLDPRGELYLVVGAAGGPRIITATSQVILNVIDHRMSLADAMRAPRLHHQALPDTLMMESNGFAPEVEAALKRMGHGIKYTPGLANVNAVMRVKGGWEGVTEPRMSGTGGTSAR; encoded by the coding sequence ATGTCTTCTGCTTCTCTGCGCGCCGCGCGCATGCTTGCTTCTTCCTGCGCCGCCGTGGGGGTGCTCGCTGCGCTTGCGGCGTGCCGCGCCCCGTCGACGCCGTCGGGGCTCCGGTCGACGGAGCCGGCGGTCCCGCCTCGTGAGGCGGTGACGTTCCCGGCTGGGTGGCGCTTCAAGGCGGGGGAGCGCGCCGCGTTCGGCGAGCATTTCATGATCGCCTCCAACCAGGTGCTGGCCTCCGACGCGGGGAACGAGATCATTGCGGCTGGCGGCAACGCGGTGGACGCGGCCGTGGCGGTGGGGTTCGCGCTGACGGTGACGTATCCCGTGGCGGGGAACATCGGCGGCGGGGGCTTCATGGTGATCCGGATGGCCGACGGGCGCACGGCGAGCATCGACTACCGCGAGGTGGCGCCGTTGGCCGCCAGCCGCAACATGTACCTCGACGCGAGCGGCAACCCAACGAACGAGAGCATCATCGGCTACAAGGCGTCGGGGGTCCCGGGATCGGTCGCGGGGATGGCGGAGGCGCTGCGGAAGTACGGGACGCGGACGCTGGCGCAGGTGATGGCGCCGGCCATCCGCCTGGCGCGCGACGGCTTCGTGGTCGACTCGCAGTTCCACAACAGCCTCAAGGGGAGCAAGGGTTACATCGGGCGCTTTGACGCGAAGGAGGTCTTCTACGGGGCGAACGGCGAGCCACCGGCGATCGGCACGGTCTTCCGGCAGCCGGCGCTCGCCCGCACGTTGCAGCTGATCGCCGACAAGGGGGCCAATGTCTTCTATCGCGGCGAGGTGGGCGACTCGATCGTCGCCGCCATGCAGCGCGGCGGCGGGATCATCACGACGCAGGACCTGATGCAGTACAAGGCGCTGTGGCGCACGCCGATCACGAGCACGTATCGCGGCTACACGATGTATTCCATGCCGCCGGCGTCGTCGGGAGGGATCGTCGTGACGGAGGCGCTCAACATCCTCGAGGCCAAGGTGGCGGCCGCACCACCTTGGGGAACGGCGGCCTATGCCCACTTGTTAGGCTCGGCGTACCAGCGCGCCTTCATCGACCGCAACAGCAAGCTGGGCGACCCGGCCTTCGTGAGCGTCCCGCTGGCGCAGCTGACGGACAAGGAGTACGCCAGGGCGCTGGCGGCGACCATCGACCCCGCGCGGGCGACGCCGACGCCGCCTAACGGGGGGCAGATCGCGGACGGCACGAACACGACGCACTACTCGGTGGTCGACGACAAGGGGAACGCGGTCGCCACGACGACGACGCTGAACAACGGCTACGGCTCCGCGGTCTACCTCAAGAATGTCGGCTTCTTCATGAACGACGAGATGGACGACTTCGCCGCGGCGCCGGGGAAGCCGAACATGTTCGGCCTGGTCCAGGGCGAGGCGAACGCAATCGCACCGGGGAAGCGGATGCTGAGCGCGATGTCGCCGACCATCGTGCTCGACCCCAGGGGCGAGCTGTACCTCGTCGTTGGGGCCGCGGGCGGCCCGCGCATCATCACGGCGACGTCGCAGGTGATCCTCAACGTGATCGACCATCGCATGTCGCTCGCGGACGCGATGCGCGCGCCGAGGCTGCATCACCAGGCGTTGCCCGACACGCTGATGATGGAAAGCAACGGCTTCGCGCCGGAGGTCGAGGCAGCGCTCAAGCGGATGGGGCACGGGATCAAGTACACGCCCGGGCTGGCGAACGTGAACGCGGTGATGCGGGTGAAGGGCGGGTGGGAGGGGGTGACGGAGCCGCGCATGAGCGGGACGGGGGGGACGAGCGCGCGTTAG
- a CDS encoding GIY-YIG nuclease family protein — MARDSFVYILASRRHGTLNVGSTTGLSSRLAQHRSMAVESFTRRYGVHVLVHVERYPTLREARARERQMKAWKRAWKVALIEHGNPAWRDLSAVISL, encoded by the coding sequence ATGGCGCGCGACTCATTCGTCTACATCCTGGCCAGTCGGCGGCACGGGACGCTGAACGTGGGATCGACGACTGGACTGTCGTCGCGACTCGCGCAGCATCGGTCGATGGCGGTTGAGTCGTTCACACGTCGGTACGGCGTGCACGTACTGGTGCATGTGGAGCGGTATCCGACACTGCGCGAGGCGCGCGCGCGCGAGCGTCAGATGAAGGCGTGGAAACGGGCGTGGAAAGTGGCGTTGATCGAGCATGGCAATCCGGCGTGGAGGGACTTGTCAGCGGTTATTTCGCTGTAG